The following are encoded together in the Planococcus antarcticus DSM 14505 genome:
- a CDS encoding Gfo/Idh/MocA family protein yields the protein MISIGIIGAGIVGERIIKQIQQESHVEIKMVYDQQTERLSEISETYGIPMAKSVEEVLHADVNWVYIATPPAFHAEIAELAASAGINILCEKPLAHNVEAGEMMAVAVQDNRVQTAMHFPLMYKPAVREMAKRIKGGQIGKVIRIELQTFFPDWPRLWQQNPWIGSRSQGGFVREVFPHYFQLMNRLFGELSFTSHHITYPEQAEECETGLIAHGLTAEQIPFLLTGISSIGQKECLQFKVYGEQGVMTLENWSNLYESRKGEDRQLITEFEQVPSLFEEMENQSTLLVNFEEGLVVQRYIDHLLAE from the coding sequence GTGATTTCAATCGGCATCATTGGAGCAGGAATTGTTGGAGAACGAATCATTAAACAAATTCAGCAGGAAAGCCATGTGGAAATAAAGATGGTCTATGATCAACAGACAGAACGTCTTAGTGAAATCAGCGAAACTTACGGAATTCCAATGGCGAAATCAGTAGAGGAAGTGCTGCATGCAGATGTCAACTGGGTTTACATTGCGACGCCACCGGCCTTTCATGCAGAAATCGCTGAACTTGCGGCCAGTGCAGGGATCAATATCCTGTGTGAAAAACCATTGGCACATAATGTAGAAGCCGGCGAAATGATGGCAGTAGCCGTGCAAGATAATCGTGTCCAAACGGCCATGCATTTCCCGTTAATGTATAAGCCGGCAGTTCGTGAAATGGCGAAACGCATCAAAGGGGGACAGATCGGAAAAGTGATCCGTATCGAACTGCAAACCTTCTTTCCGGATTGGCCAAGATTGTGGCAGCAAAATCCATGGATCGGTTCAAGAAGCCAAGGAGGCTTTGTCCGTGAAGTTTTCCCCCATTATTTCCAATTGATGAACCGGCTCTTTGGTGAGCTATCGTTTACGTCCCATCACATCACTTACCCAGAGCAGGCTGAAGAATGTGAAACTGGACTGATTGCCCACGGGCTTACCGCTGAACAGATTCCATTCTTGTTGACGGGTATCAGTAGCATCGGCCAGAAAGAATGCTTACAGTTCAAGGTTTACGGGGAGCAAGGGGTTATGACGCTGGAAAATTGGTCGAATCTCTACGAATCAAGAAAAGGCGAAGATCGTCAATTGATCACTGAATTTGAACAGGTCCCATCGCTTTTTGAGGAAATGGAAAACCAGTCAACTCTTTTGGTCAATTTTGAAGAAGGCCTGGTAGTCCAACGCTATATCGATCATTTATTAGCTGAGTAA
- a CDS encoding thermonuclease family protein, whose amino-acid sequence MKLKLILLCLFFLSGCGISDSTDTSGTTDQIPVEVTQVIDGDTIKIIYEGEEVTVRYLLVDTPETNHPRLGEQPLGKKATEANKRLIESGDVSIEFDVGDRFDDYDRLLAYIYVDGESIQVQMLESGLARVAYVFPPNTRYLSDFEQAEQVAKENETGVWQYENYSTERGFDSEAYRQKSAGNASSSNEEQANGDCDIKGNINRSGNKIYHLPSDSSYEQTNPEEWFCSEQKAKDAGFRGVGQ is encoded by the coding sequence ATGAAACTAAAACTTATACTGCTGTGCCTATTCTTCCTATCAGGCTGCGGTATATCGGATTCGACTGACACATCCGGCACGACCGATCAGATTCCAGTAGAAGTGACACAGGTCATTGACGGCGACACCATTAAAATCATCTACGAAGGCGAAGAAGTGACCGTGCGGTATCTGTTGGTGGATACGCCGGAAACCAATCACCCGCGACTCGGCGAACAGCCCCTTGGCAAGAAAGCTACTGAAGCGAACAAACGGCTGATTGAATCGGGTGATGTGTCGATCGAATTTGATGTCGGAGATCGTTTCGATGATTATGACCGGCTGCTGGCTTATATTTATGTTGATGGCGAAAGCATCCAGGTGCAGATGCTGGAGTCTGGCCTGGCGAGAGTGGCTTATGTCTTCCCTCCAAACACTCGCTACCTCAGCGACTTCGAGCAAGCGGAACAAGTTGCCAAAGAAAATGAAACAGGCGTCTGGCAATACGAAAATTATTCGACTGAACGGGGCTTTGATTCGGAAGCGTACAGACAAAAATCTGCCGGAAATGCCAGCTCTTCCAACGAAGAGCAAGCGAACGGCGACTGTGACATTAAAGGCAATATCAATCGCAGCGGCAATAAAATCTATCACCTGCCAAGCGATTCTTCTTACGAACAAACCAATCCCGAAGAATGGTTTTGTTCGGAACAGAAAGCAAAGGATGCTGGCTTTAGAGGTGTGGGGCAGTAG
- a CDS encoding YolD-like family protein — protein MKRNKYFKTVGDIKDRGRIKWTALMLPEHVEMIREWYAKDEQVPKPDLTEDDLQLLQEEMDIALKRQCEVVIQSWKEGIIHERRGTIEGIDVRSRMLICVESEKKYRLRIDEVVAIVMVD, from the coding sequence ATGAAACGCAATAAATACTTCAAAACAGTAGGTGACATCAAAGACCGCGGACGAATTAAGTGGACAGCATTAATGCTGCCAGAGCACGTCGAGATGATTCGGGAATGGTACGCGAAAGATGAACAAGTGCCGAAGCCAGATTTAACTGAAGACGATTTGCAGTTGCTCCAGGAGGAGATGGACATTGCGCTGAAGCGCCAATGCGAAGTTGTTATTCAAAGTTGGAAGGAAGGCATAATCCATGAGCGCAGGGGAACGATTGAGGGCATCGATGTAAGAAGTCGGATGTTGATTTGCGTGGAGTCAGAAAAAAAGTATAGGTTACGAATTGATGAAGTTGTTGCGATTGTCATGGTTGATTGA
- a CDS encoding Y-family DNA polymerase → MKVLELPERYIFCIDMRGFYASVSAVELGLDPLEVCLAVVGNQERKGSVVLAASPMMKKRFGVKTGTRLFEIPNHKDIVLIEPKMKLYLQKSMAITELLGAYVPKESLHIYSVDESFIELTGTEKLWGPPTFTMRRIQQEILDCFKLPSSVGGGPNMLLAKLALDLEAKRTGFAYWSYADVAMKLWLVRPLSRVWGIGSRTEKTLNNMGIYSVGDLACADVSILENQFGILGNQLHQHANGIDLSDMGSPLIEGQVSYGKGQILYRDYIQEKDIMTIILEMCEDVAMRTRQARRAGRTIHLSIIYSKTAFGGGFSRSRSIDEATNDTLKMYQVCLEIFREHFQHKPVRQISLAISNLEEESSMQLSLFDERKFENRSLGEAMDTIRKRYGYSAIYRGVSGTRAGTAIARTKLIGGHNKE, encoded by the coding sequence ATGAAAGTTCTTGAATTACCAGAACGATATATATTTTGCATCGACATGCGCGGCTTTTATGCCAGCGTTTCTGCAGTCGAACTGGGATTGGATCCACTGGAAGTTTGTCTTGCGGTTGTCGGCAATCAGGAACGGAAAGGAAGTGTGGTCTTAGCTGCTTCGCCGATGATGAAAAAAAGGTTTGGTGTAAAAACCGGTACACGGCTTTTTGAAATTCCAAACCATAAGGATATTGTGTTAATTGAACCGAAAATGAAGCTTTATTTACAGAAGTCCATGGCTATCACTGAGTTGTTAGGAGCCTATGTGCCGAAAGAATCGCTCCATATTTATAGTGTGGATGAAAGTTTTATCGAACTTACAGGAACTGAAAAGCTATGGGGGCCACCAACATTCACTATGCGCCGTATTCAGCAAGAGATATTGGATTGTTTTAAATTGCCTTCTTCAGTTGGTGGAGGACCGAACATGCTACTGGCGAAACTAGCATTAGATTTGGAAGCGAAAAGAACGGGATTTGCCTATTGGTCTTATGCCGATGTGGCAATGAAATTGTGGCTTGTGAGGCCTTTAAGCAGAGTGTGGGGTATCGGCTCCCGGACAGAAAAGACTTTGAATAACATGGGGATTTATTCTGTCGGCGATTTGGCCTGTGCAGATGTTTCCATCCTTGAAAATCAGTTTGGCATTTTAGGCAACCAACTGCACCAGCATGCTAATGGCATCGATTTGTCGGATATGGGTTCTCCCTTGATTGAGGGGCAGGTCAGTTACGGGAAGGGGCAGATTCTATACCGGGATTATATACAAGAAAAAGACATCATGACCATCATCCTGGAAATGTGCGAAGATGTTGCGATGCGGACGCGCCAAGCCCGGCGTGCAGGGCGGACCATCCACTTGAGCATCATCTACAGCAAGACGGCTTTTGGCGGTGGATTTTCCCGCTCGCGGTCCATTGATGAAGCCACAAACGACACGTTAAAGATGTACCAGGTCTGTCTGGAAATTTTTCGTGAGCATTTCCAGCATAAACCGGTGCGGCAAATTTCACTGGCCATCAGCAACCTGGAAGAGGAATCATCGATGCAGTTAAGCCTTTTTGATGAAAGGAAGTTCGAAAACAGAAGCCTAGGAGAAGCGATGGACACGATCCGAAAAAGGTACGGTTATTCGGCAATCTACCGGGGCGTATCAGGTACACGGGCAGGCACCGCCATTGCACGAACGAAATTGATTGGCGGACACAATAAAGAATAA